From one Diachasmimorpha longicaudata isolate KC_UGA_2023 chromosome 8, iyDiaLong2, whole genome shotgun sequence genomic stretch:
- the LOC135165430 gene encoding uncharacterized protein LOC135165430 isoform X2 — protein MDVVRQKYYSNYFHRVIWRFIIADGELRSILQIGRQCGFVTFFMGVLILVTLACSVMSTKIAKSNEMLCRSLQNQVNEKLPRKRSILRVKPAYNCIHEHLQKTFVTLEKIKQTVHKESLEIDMMKSKISCMTKLMS, from the exons ATGGATGTGGTCAGACAGAAGTATTActcgaattattttcacagAGTT ATTTGGCGATTCATAATTGCAGATGGTGAATTAAGGTCGATTCTGCAAATAGGGCGACAGTGCGGTTTCGTTACATTTTTCATGGGCGTTTTGATCCTCGTCACGTTGGCTTGCTCAGTGATG AGCACAAAGATCGCCAAGTCGAATGAAATGCTGTGTCGTTCGCTGCAGAATCAAGTAAATGAG AAATTGCCGAGGAAGCGTAGTATTTTGAGGGTGAAGCCAGCATACAATTGCATTCACGAACAC CTGCAGAAGACCTTCGTAACTCTGGAAAAAATTAAGCAAACC GTGCACAAAGAGTCGCTAGAGATCGACATGATGAAGAGCAAAATATCCTGCATGACAAAGCTCATGAGTTGA
- the LOC135165633 gene encoding leucine-rich repeat-containing protein 24-like, giving the protein MDRVMELFDLSRIMTRGHHLPPIGVILLLVISIISADKCADECTCKWKSGKRTVECVNRSLNSIPSTIDAETQVLDASGNDIKLLPSNIFIRVSLTNLQRLYLRDCRIQQIDKDAFAGLTNLVELDLSNNRLTLIPSDSLIKVPFLRDLSLSHNPLERVFSQAFRTTPNLVKLDLSNAQIAEVEANGFRGLDSLESLKLNGNRIGTFHPGTFEPLNKIKSVELQDNPWICNCHLREMRQWMAKHNLPIIISPVCHGPDQLIDRSFTDIELDDFACRPVLMIASRYAEATIGENASIVCRVSAVPPAKVKWFWNGKLLSNHSAFSSHQKIFIYEEGQFSKRSTLILTNAQESDSSEFFCVAENRAGSVEANFTLHVSLRTAGMSTLGSGQIAGISAALVVLILFILLIILVLFVRLRRMPVKDVKNATATLEILPNDTNQDVGGGFPASPSSTKKIEEAETTFNDSSKPVSLTLNYVQRTSVENSSSDYVFEEARPVIHGPCFSSTTSLVPIDNPDLIRDTRTSIEELGSYTTEQLGTIMMEDTRLLYSSLWNTRERSSPSYPVPNASGFGAKEIQANLTPIEQFPPGAKQLRVWQKGVPVLPPVSALKRVLGSTRSSPDEGYQEGTGTDV; this is encoded by the coding sequence ATGGATAGAGTGATGGAATTGTTTGATTTGTCGAGGATAATGACGAGAGGACATCATCTACCGCCCATCGGCGTTATCCTACTCCTCGTGATCAGCATCATCAGTGCTGATAAGTGTGCTGATGAGTGTACCTGCAAGTGGAAGAGTGGTAAACGAACAGTTGAGTGTGTCAATCGTTCATTAAACTCAATACCGAGTACGATAGACGCTGAGACACAGGTGTTGGATGCCAGTGGTaatgatattaaattattaccgAGTAACATCTTCATTCGGGTTAGTTTAACGAATCTTCAACGGCTGTACCTTCGTGACTGTCGTATCCAGCAGATCGATAAAGATGCATTTGCTGGGCTGACTAATCTCGTTGAATTGGACCTATCCAACAATCGTCTCACCCTAATACCGAGTGACAGTCTTATCAAAGTCCCATTTTTACGTGATTTATCATTATCTCATAATCCCCTGGAGCGTGTATTCAGTCAAGCATTTCGTACAACTCCAAATCTCGTTAAACTCGATTTATCCAACGCCCAAATAGCTGAAGTTGAGGCTAATGGTTTTCGTGGATTAGACTCACTGGAGAGTCTCAAATTAAATGGTAATCGCATTGGTACCTTTCATCCCGGCACATTCGAGCCCCTCAACAAGATAAAGAGTGTAGAATTACAGGATAATCCCTGGATTTGCAACTGTCATCTGCGGGAGATGAGACAGTGGATGGCTAAGCACAACTTACCTATTATCATATCGCCAGTTTGTCATGGACCAGATCAACTTATTGACCGTTCATTCACGGATATTGAGCTTGATGATTTTGCGTGTAGACCTGTCCTCATGATTGCCAGTCGTTATGCTGAAGCAACGATTGGTGAAAATGCCAGTATAGTGTGTCGTGTATCAGCAGTACCACCAGCTAAAGTCAAGTGGTTCTGGAATGGCAAGCTATTGTCAAATCACTCGGCCTTCAGCAGCCACCagaagatatttatttatgaagagGGTCAGTTTTCTAAAAGGAGTACGCTCATCCTGACCAACGCCCAGGAGTCGGAttccagtgaatttttttgcgttgCGGAAAATCGAGCTGGTTCTGTGGAAGCTAACTTTACGCTTCACGTCTCACTGAGAACTGCTGGCATGTCAACTTTGGGCTCGGGTCAAATTGCGGGTATATCAGCAGCACTGGTGGTCCTCATCCTCTTCATTCTCCTGATAATTCTCGTTCTGTTCGTACGCCTTCGGAGGATGCCTGTCAAGGATGTGAAAAATGCCACAGCTACCCTAGAAATTCTCCCCAACGATACCAATCAAGATGTAGGCGGGGGCTTCCCAGCATCACCCTCGTCCACCAAGAAGATTGAGGAGGCTGAGACAACCTTCAATGACTCTAGCAAACCAGTCTCACTCACCCTGAATTACGTCCAGCGGACGTCTGTAGAGAACAGCTCTAGTGATTATGTATTCGAAGAAGCTAGACCAGTGATTCATGGGCCATGCTTCTCCTCCACGACGTCACTAGTGCCCATTGACAATCCCGACCTGATCAGGGATACTCGCACGTCGATTGAGGAGCTTGGCTCCTACACAACTGAACAGCTGGGTACCATCATGATGGAGGACACCAGGCTACTGTACTCCAGTCTCTGGAATACGAGAGAACGCAGCAGTCCGAGTTATCCTGTACCGAATGCAAGTGGATTCGGTGCCAAGGAGATTCAGGCGAATTTGACTCCCATTGAGCAGTTTCCACCAGGAGCAAAACAGCTCAGGGTCTGGCAGAAGGGAGTACCCGTTCTACCTCCTGTGTCGGCATTAAAACGGGTCCTCGGCTCCACCAGGAGTTCGCCAGATGAGGGATATCAGGAGGGCACTGGCACTGATGTCTAG